In the Oryzias latipes chromosome 9, ASM223467v1 genome, one interval contains:
- the LOC101170847 gene encoding putative defense protein 3 — MKMLLLPYVILQVFHAVQGYPNGAPTGACEDMLPRHVGVLPQPSPAPYSLLTNSRTFEAGKPITVTIKGPDYRGVLLEARTDGSTNALGSWSLPPPDTKFLQCTGNPQGAVTHANTNVKGNSTVYNWVPPSITSPVYFVATIAQQRTVYWINVRSATLTRGTTAGLGLATDASTTMAEQKSFLLFATCFLVLQLLG; from the exons ATGAAGATGTTACTCCTTCCGTATGTTATCCTACAAGTTTTCCACGCTGTCCAGGGGTACCCCAACGGTGCTCCCACAGGTGCCTGTGAGGATATGTTACCCCGGCATGTAGGAGTGTTGCCTCAGCCTTCACCAGCTCCCTACTCCCTTCTGACCAACAGTAGAACTTTTGAAGCAGGCAAGCCTATAACAG TGACCATTAAAGGACCGGACTACAGGGGGGTTCTCCTTGAAGCCCGGACAGATGGCAGCACGAATGCCCTGGGGAGCTGGAGTCTTCCTCCTCCCGACACAAAATTCCTTCAG TGCACAGGGAATCCTCAAGGTGCCGTGACTCATGCCAACACCAACGTGAAGGGAAACAGCACTGTGTATAACTGGGTACCACCAAGTATTACGAGCCCTGTTTACTTTGT TGCTACAATCGCACAGCAGCGCACAGTTTACTGGATAAATGTGAGGTCCGCCACCCTGACTCGTG GAACAACAGCTGGCCTTGGTCTGGCTACGGATGCAAGTACCACAATGGCTGAACAGAAATCTTTCCTTCTCTTTGCGACATGCTTTTTGGTGTTACAGCTTCTGGGTTAA